The Methanomethylovorans hollandica DSM 15978 genome includes a region encoding these proteins:
- a CDS encoding ribosome assembly factor SBDS, with product MVSLDESVIARLKKGKNHYEVFVEPDGALALKKGDDVKIEEIIAVESIFTDAGQGEHASESDLLNIFGTLDALVIAKEIISHGELQLTKEQRKQILDEKTKRIISTIAQNAINPQTKAPHPPSRIEKAMEEAKIHIDPFKSVDEQVMIVMKAIRPIIPIRFEEVQIAVKVPGEYAPKSYGEIARFGTLVREEWQANGSWVGVVKMPAGMQNDFYGLVNHLTKGDAETKLL from the coding sequence ATGGTATCTCTTGATGAATCCGTAATTGCAAGGCTTAAGAAGGGTAAGAACCACTACGAGGTCTTTGTTGAGCCAGATGGAGCACTGGCATTGAAAAAAGGGGATGATGTAAAAATAGAAGAGATAATTGCAGTTGAATCCATTTTTACTGATGCTGGCCAGGGAGAACATGCTTCTGAATCTGATCTCCTCAATATATTTGGCACACTGGATGCCCTGGTAATTGCAAAGGAAATCATTTCACATGGAGAATTGCAGTTAACGAAGGAGCAGAGAAAGCAAATACTTGATGAGAAAACAAAGCGCATAATCAGTACGATTGCACAGAATGCAATAAATCCACAGACCAAAGCCCCACATCCCCCTTCAAGGATTGAGAAGGCCATGGAAGAGGCAAAAATCCATATAGACCCATTCAAATCTGTAGACGAGCAAGTAATGATAGTGATGAAGGCAATCCGCCCCATCATACCTATACGTTTTGAAGAAGTACAAATAGCAGTCAAAGTACCAGGGGAATATGCTCCAAAATCATATGGAGAGATTGCCAGGTTTGGTACGCTTGTGAGGGAAGAATGGCAGGCTAATGGCTCATGGGTAGGTGTTGTAAAAATGCCTGCGGGTATGCAGAACGATTTTTACGGTCTTGTGAACCATCTCACCAAGGGTGATGCTGAAACTAAACTATTATAA
- the rrp4 gene encoding exosome complex RNA-binding protein Rrp4 gives MDREIVVPGQLLSDNTNESGSGTYVKEGKVYSLLYGVANVKNRISVIPFSGKYIPSRKDLVIGTVFETTSSNWIFDIGSPYDGLLHVSEYPRRVESSMMREIFNIGDCAILRIKDVDASMKIELTLREKGLRKIKGGRLLEVPPTKVPRVIGHNGSMVSMLKKETDCEIFVGQNGRIWINGKDENMDKLSEAIDMIIRESHTSGLTDKISQFLQIEEEDTKVGEEVADVDIEQGEVVEDINSADEEDGEDTDKVDETSRKVDQLLDAEEN, from the coding sequence ATGGATAGAGAAATTGTAGTTCCGGGTCAACTTCTTTCCGATAATACGAATGAGTCGGGCTCCGGAACCTATGTAAAGGAGGGAAAAGTATATTCTCTCCTTTATGGAGTAGCTAATGTAAAGAACAGGATATCTGTTATTCCATTTTCCGGAAAATATATTCCTTCCAGAAAGGATTTAGTCATAGGCACTGTTTTTGAGACAACTTCTTCAAACTGGATCTTTGATATCGGTTCTCCTTATGATGGCCTGCTGCATGTGTCAGAGTACCCAAGGCGTGTGGAATCATCCATGATGAGGGAGATATTTAACATAGGCGATTGTGCTATCCTCAGAATAAAAGATGTGGACGCCTCTATGAAAATAGAACTTACCCTCCGGGAGAAAGGGTTAAGGAAAATAAAAGGTGGCAGGCTGCTTGAAGTACCACCTACAAAGGTACCCCGTGTCATTGGGCACAACGGTTCCATGGTCTCCATGTTAAAAAAGGAGACAGACTGCGAGATCTTTGTCGGACAAAATGGAAGGATATGGATAAATGGCAAAGATGAGAATATGGATAAACTTTCAGAAGCTATTGATATGATCATCCGTGAATCTCATACTTCCGGTCTGACAGATAAGATCAGCCAATTCCTTCAGATAGAAGAAGAAGATACAAAGGTGGGGGAAGAAGTTGCAGACGTTGATATCGAGCAGGGAGAAGTTGTGGAAGATATAAACTCTGCTGATGAAGAAGACGGCGAAGACACGGATAAAGTTGACGAGACAAGCAGAAAGGTAGACCAGCTACTGGATGCAGAGGAAAACTGA
- the rrp41 gene encoding exosome complex exonuclease Rrp41, whose protein sequence is MANKPEKFIDENGLRLDGRAVDEMRPMTIEIGVLSRADGSCYLEWGKNKILAAVYGPRELHPRRMQKPDEAIVRYRYNMAAFSVEDRARPGPSRRSIEISKVSRDAFAPIIMTKYYPSAVIDVFAEVLQADAGTRTAAINAASIALADAGIPMKGLISACAVGKVDGQLVLDLSKDEDNYGNADLPIAMTQDGEISLLQMDGNLTKEEFKKALEMATEGCRQILEIQKEALKKKFESHEEVVKSLVEVAEEKFDDIQNEIELIEDDFETSDLEEEEGIEVIVIKNDVSESADEISEDEFTELTEDEDSETDNTEDPEAEKVGEKDEQ, encoded by the coding sequence ATGGCTAATAAACCTGAGAAGTTCATTGATGAGAATGGCCTGCGCCTGGATGGACGGGCAGTTGATGAGATGAGGCCCATGACCATCGAGATCGGTGTCTTATCAAGGGCTGACGGTTCATGTTATTTAGAATGGGGAAAGAACAAGATACTGGCAGCAGTATATGGTCCAAGGGAACTGCATCCCCGCAGGATGCAGAAACCTGATGAGGCTATAGTCAGATACCGATACAATATGGCAGCTTTTTCTGTAGAGGACAGAGCAAGGCCAGGACCAAGCCGCAGAAGCATCGAGATCTCAAAGGTTAGCAGAGATGCCTTTGCCCCTATAATAATGACAAAGTATTACCCCAGTGCTGTAATAGATGTTTTTGCAGAGGTATTGCAAGCGGATGCAGGTACAAGGACAGCGGCTATTAACGCCGCCTCCATCGCCCTTGCTGACGCCGGTATCCCTATGAAGGGACTTATATCAGCATGCGCTGTGGGTAAAGTTGACGGACAACTGGTGCTGGACCTGAGCAAGGATGAGGACAATTATGGGAACGCAGACCTCCCTATTGCCATGACCCAGGATGGAGAAATATCCCTTCTGCAGATGGATGGCAATCTGACAAAGGAAGAGTTCAAAAAAGCATTAGAAATGGCAACTGAAGGCTGCAGACAGATCTTGGAGATCCAGAAAGAAGCTTTGAAAAAGAAGTTCGAATCCCATGAAGAGGTCGTGAAAAGTCTGGTAGAAGTTGCTGAAGAAAAATTCGATGACATTCAGAACGAGATAGAACTGATAGAAGATGACTTTGAAACATCTGACTTGGAAGAGGAAGAAGGCATCGAAGTTATAGTAATTAAAAATGATGTATCTGAGTCTGCTGATGAGATATCAGAAGATGAGTTCACAGAATTAACTGAAGATGAAGATTCAGAAACAGATAATACAGAAGATCCTGAAGCAGAGAAGGTAGGTGAAAAAGATGAGCAGTGA
- the rrp42 gene encoding exosome complex protein Rrp42 yields MKKMSSEVMASLKKDYIYNLMLKGKREDGRAFDEHRKITVQTNVIEKAEGSAKVCIGDTQVLVGVKLQVGAPFPDSPDEGVIITNLEMNPLASPDFEAGPPREGAIEMARVTDRGIRESGAIDLKELCITEGEEVWIVFIDVHVLNDDGNLQDASCLGAIAALMTSKIPSEREGKGEDVKMPIRDIPIGVTLVDIGGELMVDPGLAEETVADSKLTIASNKNGSISAMQKTGEGMLTQEQLLKAVDMACAKAEEIREKYLLNI; encoded by the coding sequence GTGAAAAAGATGAGCAGTGAAGTAATGGCCTCACTGAAGAAAGATTACATCTACAACCTGATGCTCAAAGGAAAGCGTGAAGATGGTCGCGCGTTCGATGAGCACCGAAAAATTACCGTGCAGACAAACGTAATTGAGAAGGCAGAAGGTTCTGCAAAAGTGTGCATTGGAGATACCCAGGTACTAGTAGGTGTAAAACTACAGGTAGGGGCTCCGTTCCCCGATTCACCTGATGAAGGTGTGATCATCACAAATCTGGAGATGAACCCGCTTGCTTCACCTGACTTTGAGGCAGGACCTCCGAGAGAGGGTGCTATAGAGATGGCAAGGGTCACCGATAGGGGAATTCGGGAATCAGGCGCAATTGATTTAAAGGAGTTATGTATTACGGAAGGAGAAGAAGTCTGGATCGTATTCATAGATGTGCATGTACTGAATGACGATGGCAATCTTCAGGATGCTTCATGTCTTGGTGCCATAGCTGCCCTCATGACCTCAAAGATCCCTTCAGAAAGGGAAGGTAAGGGAGAAGATGTGAAGATGCCGATCAGGGATATACCCATAGGTGTTACACTGGTGGACATCGGTGGAGAATTGATGGTAGATCCGGGACTTGCAGAGGAAACTGTAGCAGATTCAAAATTGACCATAGCATCCAACAAGAATGGTTCGATCTCTGCGATGCAGAAAACAGGGGAAGGCATGCTGACACAAGAACAGTTGTTAAAAGCAGTGGATATGGCATGTGCTAAAGCTGAAGAGATCAGAGAGAAATATCTGCTGAACATCTGA